One window of the Nicotiana tabacum cultivar K326 chromosome 4, ASM71507v2, whole genome shotgun sequence genome contains the following:
- the LOC142180375 gene encoding NAC domain-containing protein 41-like, which produces MEKNAKFRPSDSDLIMQLLKFVAGKCLPTEELIVFADVYSKEPWQLIGDMNSKKTHYFLTQLKKKKPTDARFNRTTGNGTWTQQNKGKQILDEDDSLIIGYKRSLTYKHKKDSSLNGRWLMMEYFLADYLLQELKSDEAKEFVICAIKKNPRSEIRGNGIATIVEYKRFIDRVLQEGVHLQTPSEQSTMILSKLESTSSDVFSMGQLESKDGMLVIINQTDSDEFFGMVNVENQEFYYQKGDEEEVDWESILDFGDHGSVQNDLLY; this is translated from the coding sequence ATGGAGAAGAATGCTAAATTTCGTCCCTCTGACTCTGATCTGATAATGCAATTGTTGAAATTTGTGGCTGGAAAATGCTTACCAACTGAAGAATTGATTGTCTTTGCAGATGTTTACAGCAAAGAGCCATGGCAATTAATTGGAGACATGAATTCCAAGAAAACCCATTACTTTCTCAcccaattgaagaagaagaagcccacTGATGCCCGATTCAACAGAACTACTGGTAATGGGACTTGGACACAGCAGAATAAAGGCAAGCAAATTCTTGATGAAGATGATAGTCTGATTATTGGGTATAAAAGAAGCTtgacttacaagcacaagaaagACTCCTCTTTGAATGGCCGCTGGTTGATGATGGAGTATTTCTTGGCTGACTATCTTCTTCAGGAGTTGAAATCTGACGAAGCTAAAGAGTTTGTAATCTGTGCGATTAAGAAGAACCCCAGATCAGAAATCAGAGGAAACGGTATTGCTACTATTGTAGAGTATAAGAGGTTCATTGATCGTGTCTTGCAAGAAGGGGTTCATCTCCAAACCCCTTCAGAACAGAGTACTATGATTTTGTCTAAGTTGGAGAGTACCTCGTCTGATGTTTTCTCTATGGGACAACTAGAATCAAAAGATGGAATGTTGGTTATTATAAATCAGACTGATTCTGATGAATTCTTTGGAATGGTGAACGTGGAAAATCAAGAATTCTATTATCAGAAAGGTGATGAGGAGGAAGTTGATTGGGAATCTATATTGGATTTTGGGGATCATGGTTCAGTGCAGAATGACTTGCTTTACTAA